In the Streptomyces sp. cg36 genome, one interval contains:
- a CDS encoding GNAT family N-acetyltransferase: protein MTISHVWRGDFDDAALDELHAEGFGHPPGRTAWRARLERHSLGWVCAYEGDRLVGFVNVIWDGGAHAFVLDTVVAPGSRSRGVGAALVEAAAEGSRAAGCEWLHVDFEEHLRPFYFDACGFRETAAGLIAL, encoded by the coding sequence ATGACGATCAGCCATGTATGGCGCGGTGACTTCGACGACGCCGCTCTCGACGAACTCCACGCGGAAGGCTTCGGCCACCCGCCCGGGCGGACGGCGTGGCGCGCGCGGCTGGAGCGCCACAGCCTCGGCTGGGTGTGCGCGTATGAGGGCGACCGGCTGGTCGGCTTCGTGAACGTCATCTGGGACGGCGGAGCCCACGCGTTCGTCCTGGACACGGTCGTCGCCCCGGGCAGCCGGTCGCGGGGAGTGGGCGCCGCACTCGTCGAGGCGGCTGCGGAAGGCAGCCGCGCCGCGGGGTGCGAGTGGCTCCACGTCGACTTCGAAGAGCACTTGCGGCCGTTCTACTTCGACGCCTGCGGTTTCCGGGAGACGGCG